In one Alnus glutinosa chromosome 12, dhAlnGlut1.1, whole genome shotgun sequence genomic region, the following are encoded:
- the LOC133852401 gene encoding uncharacterized protein LOC133852401, giving the protein MDREGGSNGGSLCYYSVLGIRKDSSSSDVRTAYRKLAMKWHPDRWARNPGVAGEAKRRFQQIQEAYSVLSDQSKRSIYDAGLYDALEDEDEEFCDFMQEMASMMNNVKNEGDSFEDLQRMFADMVGGEGMSMMMGFDVNEDQTASKKARVTASKANTAKRGTSRR; this is encoded by the exons ATGGATCGGGAAGGAGGGTCCAACGGCGGATCTTTGTGCTACTACTCCGTCCTCGGGATTCGCAAGGACTCCTCCTCCTCCGACGTGCGCACCGCCTATCGCAAGCTCGCTATG AAATGGCATCCGGACAGGTGGGCCCGGAACCCCGGGGTGGCGGGGGAGGCGAAGCGGCGGTTTCAGCAAATCCAGGAGGCTTACTCGG TTCTCTCCGATCAGTCCAAGCGGTCGATTTACGATGCCGGGCTCTACGATGCTCTGGAGGACGAAGACGAA GAGTTCTGTGATTTCATGCAAGAGATGGCCTCCATGATGAACAATGTGAAAAACGAG GGAGACAGTTTTGAGGACCTACAGAGGATGTTCGCGGATATGGTCGGTGGAGAGGGGATGAGTATGATGATGGGCTTTGACGTGAACGAGGATCAAACGGCCTCGAAGAAGGCACGTGTCACGGCGTCGAAAGCTAACACGGCAAAGCGCGGCACCTCTCGCCGTTAG
- the LOC133852012 gene encoding calmodulin-binding protein 60 B-like isoform X3 encodes MVEKKQFNGEDEDGFRSWKRRQSLLRRCSLKHLTTERDPRNEKFLENFFRGLVREEVERVVLVSLHGLHPSSRPALHQAGTSGVRSMQLQFVNKFPSTIFTGTSIKAEDGTPIQIELIDAGSRTRVNSGPLSSIKIELVVLKGDLCFADEEDWTEQEFNASISHERQGRRPLVTGDLTVTLRDGACDIRDINFTDNSSWMRTGKFRLGARVVQKHCAESIREARSDPFRVKDRRGEANQKHARPHLDDEIFRLRRIRRDGPHHKRLVAAGIITVKDFLRAYAINPSQVRRRLNKFSERSLETIIREAKTCYVDDGKLYSYYSAGDRVGLQFNSIHEVVAATFDGRNYRSVRELSLTPSVKGVVEVVKKKAYKHVNDWVPVNELSTVPRPPASLSSVHPFSVREIGSPVTHQDPPETLLHFNPPSIFDAPESSYQCEASVAQNSHPVMLGNSLLMEEFCTGFFNGDFPVFPSGYPATWEQGNDVFFASDVGFIPLPDVIIRTGKPKAAWCKIRAFVKWNSVLRDVAARRMFGYRRL; translated from the exons ATGGTGGAAAAGAAGCAATTTAACGGGGAGGATGAAGATGGTTTTCGAAGTTGGAAGCGCAGACAATCACTTCTTCGTAGATG TAGTCTTAAGCACTTGACTACAGAGCGTGATCCGCGGAATGAAAAATTCTTGGAGAATTTCTTTCGTGGGCTG GTGCGGGAGGAGGTGGAACGTGTTGTACTAGTATCACTTCACGGTCTTCACCCATCTTCAAG ACCCGCACTTCATCAGGCTGGAACATCTGGAGTGAGGAGCATGCAGTTGCAATTTGTCAACAAATTTCCCTCTACCATATTCACAGGGACTAGTATAAAAGCTGAGGATGGTACCCCCATCCAAATTGAACTGATTGATGCTGGTTCCAGGACTAGAGTCAACTCCGGTCCCCTTTCTTCTATAAAGATTGAGCTGGTGGTCCTCAAGGGTGATTTATGTTTTGCCGACGAAGAAGACTGGACAGAACAGGAATTCAATGCCAGTATTTCACATGAAAGGCAGGGTAGAAGGCCATTAGTGACGGGGGATCTAACAGTTACCCTGAGAGACGGTGCTTGTGATATTAGAGATATCAATTTCACGGATAATTCAAGCTGGATGAGAACTGGAAAGTTTAGATTAGGAgcaagagttgtgcaaaagcaCTGTGCTGAAAGCATCAGGGAAGCTAGAAGTGACCCTTTCAGGGTAAAAGATCGCCGTGGAGAGG CGAATCAGAAACACGCCCGTCCACACTTGGATGATGAAATATTTCGTTTGAGGAGGATAAGAAGAGATGGTCCACACCATAAGCGGTTGGTGGCTGCTGGAATTATAACTGTGAAGGACTTCCTGAGGGCATATGCAATCAATCCATCACAAGTACGCAGG AGGTTAAACAAGTTTTCAGAGAGAAGTTTGGAGACAATCATACGAGAAGCAAAGACTTGTTATGTAGATGATGGTAAGCTCTATTCTTACTACAGCGCTGGAGATCGTGTTGGCCTCCAGTTCAATTCCATCCATGAGGTTGTAGCAGCAACATTTGATGGCCGTAATTATCGTTCTGTGCGAGAACTTTCTCTAACTCCATCTGTGAAG GGTGTGGTGGAAGTTGTGAAGAAGAAAGCATATAAACATGTGAATGATTGGGTCCCGGTCAATGAGCTATCAACTGTACCAAGGCCCCCAGCAAGTCTATCATCAGTTCATCCATTTAGTGTTCGAGAAATTGGCTCCCCTGTCACACACCAAG ATCCACCAGAAACATTGCTCCACTTCAACCCTCCATCAATTTTCGATGCACCAGAAAGTAGCTATCAATGCGAGGCTTCTGTAGCTCAAAACAGTCATCCCGTAATGCTAGGGAACAGTTTGTTGATGGAGGAATTTTGCACCGGATTCTTCAACGGAGATTTCCCAGTTTTCCCAAGTGGTTATCCTGCCACATGGGAGCAGGGAAATGATGTTTTCTTTGCTTCGGATGTTGGCTTCATTCCTCTTCCGGATGTAATTATAAGGACTGGAAAACCCAAGGCGGCATGGTGTAAGATTCGGGCTTTTGTCAAGTGGAATTCAGTTTTGCGGGATGTTGCTGCCAGAAGAATGTTTGGTTACCGAAGGCTCTAA
- the LOC133852012 gene encoding calmodulin-binding protein 60 B-like isoform X2: MVEKKQFNGEDEDGFRSWKRRQSLLRRCLKHLTTERDPRNEKFLENFFRGLVREEVERVVLVSLHGLHPSSRPALHQAGTSGVRSMQLQFVNKFPSTIFTGTSIKAEDGTPIQIELIDAGSRTRVNSGPLSSIKIELVVLKGDLCFADEEDWTEQEFNASISHERQGRRPLVTGDLTVTLRDGACDIRDINFTDNSSWMRTGKFRLGARVVQKHCAESIREARSDPFRVKDRRGEANQKHARPHLDDEIFRLRRIRRDGPHHKRLVAAGIITVKDFLRAYAINPSQVRRRLNKFSERSLETIIREAKTCYVDDGKLYSYYSAGDRVGLQFNSIHEVVAATFDGRNYRSVRELSLTPSVKGVVEVVKKKAYKHVNDWVPVNELSTVPRPPASLSSVHPFSVREIGSPVTHQGSNSPLINPPETLLHFNPPSIFDAPESSYQCEASVAQNSHPVMLGNSLLMEEFCTGFFNGDFPVFPSGYPATWEQGNDVFFASDVGFIPLPDVIIRTGKPKAAWCKIRAFVKWNSVLRDVAARRMFGYRRL; encoded by the exons ATGGTGGAAAAGAAGCAATTTAACGGGGAGGATGAAGATGGTTTTCGAAGTTGGAAGCGCAGACAATCACTTCTTCGTAGATG TCTTAAGCACTTGACTACAGAGCGTGATCCGCGGAATGAAAAATTCTTGGAGAATTTCTTTCGTGGGCTG GTGCGGGAGGAGGTGGAACGTGTTGTACTAGTATCACTTCACGGTCTTCACCCATCTTCAAG ACCCGCACTTCATCAGGCTGGAACATCTGGAGTGAGGAGCATGCAGTTGCAATTTGTCAACAAATTTCCCTCTACCATATTCACAGGGACTAGTATAAAAGCTGAGGATGGTACCCCCATCCAAATTGAACTGATTGATGCTGGTTCCAGGACTAGAGTCAACTCCGGTCCCCTTTCTTCTATAAAGATTGAGCTGGTGGTCCTCAAGGGTGATTTATGTTTTGCCGACGAAGAAGACTGGACAGAACAGGAATTCAATGCCAGTATTTCACATGAAAGGCAGGGTAGAAGGCCATTAGTGACGGGGGATCTAACAGTTACCCTGAGAGACGGTGCTTGTGATATTAGAGATATCAATTTCACGGATAATTCAAGCTGGATGAGAACTGGAAAGTTTAGATTAGGAgcaagagttgtgcaaaagcaCTGTGCTGAAAGCATCAGGGAAGCTAGAAGTGACCCTTTCAGGGTAAAAGATCGCCGTGGAGAGG CGAATCAGAAACACGCCCGTCCACACTTGGATGATGAAATATTTCGTTTGAGGAGGATAAGAAGAGATGGTCCACACCATAAGCGGTTGGTGGCTGCTGGAATTATAACTGTGAAGGACTTCCTGAGGGCATATGCAATCAATCCATCACAAGTACGCAGG AGGTTAAACAAGTTTTCAGAGAGAAGTTTGGAGACAATCATACGAGAAGCAAAGACTTGTTATGTAGATGATGGTAAGCTCTATTCTTACTACAGCGCTGGAGATCGTGTTGGCCTCCAGTTCAATTCCATCCATGAGGTTGTAGCAGCAACATTTGATGGCCGTAATTATCGTTCTGTGCGAGAACTTTCTCTAACTCCATCTGTGAAG GGTGTGGTGGAAGTTGTGAAGAAGAAAGCATATAAACATGTGAATGATTGGGTCCCGGTCAATGAGCTATCAACTGTACCAAGGCCCCCAGCAAGTCTATCATCAGTTCATCCATTTAGTGTTCGAGAAATTGGCTCCCCTGTCACACACCAAG GTTCAAACTCTCCCTTAATAA ATCCACCAGAAACATTGCTCCACTTCAACCCTCCATCAATTTTCGATGCACCAGAAAGTAGCTATCAATGCGAGGCTTCTGTAGCTCAAAACAGTCATCCCGTAATGCTAGGGAACAGTTTGTTGATGGAGGAATTTTGCACCGGATTCTTCAACGGAGATTTCCCAGTTTTCCCAAGTGGTTATCCTGCCACATGGGAGCAGGGAAATGATGTTTTCTTTGCTTCGGATGTTGGCTTCATTCCTCTTCCGGATGTAATTATAAGGACTGGAAAACCCAAGGCGGCATGGTGTAAGATTCGGGCTTTTGTCAAGTGGAATTCAGTTTTGCGGGATGTTGCTGCCAGAAGAATGTTTGGTTACCGAAGGCTCTAA
- the LOC133851354 gene encoding importin subunit alpha-1-like, with translation MSLRPSARTEVRRNRYKVAVDAEEGRRRREDTMVEIRRNRREESLLKKRREGLQSQPLSSSFHSSAVEKKLEHLPSMVAGVWSDDSNLQLEATTQFRKLLSIERSPPIEEVIQSGVVPRFVEFLVREDFPQLQFEAAWALTNIASGTSENTKVVIDHGAVPIFVKLLGSPSDDVREQAVWALGNVAGDSPRCRDLVLGHGALLPLLAQLNEHAKLSMLRNATWTLSNFCRGKPQPHFDQVKPALPALARLIHSNDEEVLTDACWALSYLSDGTNDKIQAVIEAGVCPRLVELLLHPSPSVLIPALRTVGNIVTGDDMQTQVIINHNALPCLLNLLTNNYKKSIKKEACWTISNITAGNKEQIQAVIEANIIVPLVHLLQNAEFDIKKEAAWAISNATSGGSHEQIKYLVNQGCIKPLCDLLICPDPRIVTVCLEGLENILKVGEAEKNLGTTGDVNLYAQLIDDAEGLEKIENLQSHDNTEIYEKAVKILETYWLEEDDDTMPPGDAPQTAFNFGGSEIPSVPSGGFNFN, from the exons ATGTCGTTGAGGCCGAGTGCGAGGACCGAGGTTCGCCGGAACCGGTACAAGGTGGCAGTGGACGCGGAGGAGGGACGGCGGAGGAGGGAGGACACGATGGTGGAGATCCGGAGGAACCGCCGGGAGGAGAGCCTCCTCAAGAAGCGCCGCGAGGGCCTCCAGTCCCAGCCCCTCTCTTCCTCTTTCCACTCCTCCGCTGTCGAGAAGAAG TTAGAACACCTGCCATCCATGGTTGCAGGAGTTTGGAGTGATGATAGTAATCTGCAGCTTGAGGCAACTACTCAGTTCAGGAAGTTGCTTTCAATTG AGCGCAGCCCTCCGATTGAGGAAGTGATACAGTCAGGTGTTGTTCCTCGCTTTGTTGAGTTTCTCGTGAGGGAGGACTTCCCACAACTTCAG TTTGAAGCGGCTTGGGCTCTGACTAACATTGCTTCTGGGACATCTGAGAACACTAAGGTGGTAATTGATCATGGGGCTGTCCCAATATTTGTCAAGCTTCTTGGTTCTCCTAGTGATGATGTCCGCGAGCAG GCTGTGTGGGCGTTGGGAAATGTTGCTGGTGATTCTCCTAGATGCCGCGATCTTGTCCTTGGACATGGGGCTTTGCTTCCTTTGCTGGCACAGTTAAACGAGCATGCCAAGCTCTCTATGCTGAGAAATGCTACCTGGACATTGTCAAATTTTTGCCGAGGAAAGCCACAGCCTCATTTTGATCAG GTAAAGCCAGCACTTCCAGCACTTGCTCGCCTTATTCATTCAAATGATGAAGAAGTCTTGACTGATGCTTGTTGGGCACTCTCATATCTTTCTGATGGTACAAATGACAAAATTCAAGCTGTTATTGAAGCAGGTGTATGTCCTCGGCTCGTTGAGCTTTTACT TCACCCATCTCCTTCAGTGCTCATTCCTGCTCTTCGTACAGTTGGAAATATTGTCACTGGGGATGACATGCAGACTCAG GTTATTATCAACCATAATGCTCTTCCTTGCCTGTTGAACCTATTGACCAATAATTATAAAAAGAGCATCAAGAAGGAAGCTTGCTGGACTATTTCCAATATCACTGCTGGTAACAAGGAGCAGATTCAG GCTGTTATTGAGGCTAATATTATTGTCCCCCTTGTTCATCTGCTCCAAAATGCTGAGTTTGATATCAAGAAAGAGGCTGCATGGGCAATCTCAAATGCCACATCTGGTGGTTCTCATGAACAAATCAA GTATTTAGTAAATCAGGGGTGCATCAAACCCTTGTGTGATCTTCTCATCTGCCCTGATCCGAGGATTGTCACGGTTTGTTTGGAAGGGCTTGAAAACATATTGAAGGTAGgggaagctgagaagaatttGGGAACTACTGGAGATGTAAATCTCTATGCTCAACTGATTGATGATGCTGAGGGGCTAGAGAAAATCGAGAATCTCCAGAGTCATGACAACACAGAGATTTATGAGAAAGCTGTGAAAATTCTTGAGACATATTGGCTGGAGGAAGATGATGATACGATGCCACCGGGTGATGCTCCCCAGACTGCATTCAACTTTGGGGGGAGTGAGATTCCTTCTGTTCCTTCTGGTGGATTTAACTTCAACTGA
- the LOC133852012 gene encoding calmodulin-binding protein 60 B-like isoform X1 has translation MVEKKQFNGEDEDGFRSWKRRQSLLRRCSLKHLTTERDPRNEKFLENFFRGLVREEVERVVLVSLHGLHPSSRPALHQAGTSGVRSMQLQFVNKFPSTIFTGTSIKAEDGTPIQIELIDAGSRTRVNSGPLSSIKIELVVLKGDLCFADEEDWTEQEFNASISHERQGRRPLVTGDLTVTLRDGACDIRDINFTDNSSWMRTGKFRLGARVVQKHCAESIREARSDPFRVKDRRGEANQKHARPHLDDEIFRLRRIRRDGPHHKRLVAAGIITVKDFLRAYAINPSQVRRRLNKFSERSLETIIREAKTCYVDDGKLYSYYSAGDRVGLQFNSIHEVVAATFDGRNYRSVRELSLTPSVKGVVEVVKKKAYKHVNDWVPVNELSTVPRPPASLSSVHPFSVREIGSPVTHQGSNSPLINPPETLLHFNPPSIFDAPESSYQCEASVAQNSHPVMLGNSLLMEEFCTGFFNGDFPVFPSGYPATWEQGNDVFFASDVGFIPLPDVIIRTGKPKAAWCKIRAFVKWNSVLRDVAARRMFGYRRL, from the exons ATGGTGGAAAAGAAGCAATTTAACGGGGAGGATGAAGATGGTTTTCGAAGTTGGAAGCGCAGACAATCACTTCTTCGTAGATG TAGTCTTAAGCACTTGACTACAGAGCGTGATCCGCGGAATGAAAAATTCTTGGAGAATTTCTTTCGTGGGCTG GTGCGGGAGGAGGTGGAACGTGTTGTACTAGTATCACTTCACGGTCTTCACCCATCTTCAAG ACCCGCACTTCATCAGGCTGGAACATCTGGAGTGAGGAGCATGCAGTTGCAATTTGTCAACAAATTTCCCTCTACCATATTCACAGGGACTAGTATAAAAGCTGAGGATGGTACCCCCATCCAAATTGAACTGATTGATGCTGGTTCCAGGACTAGAGTCAACTCCGGTCCCCTTTCTTCTATAAAGATTGAGCTGGTGGTCCTCAAGGGTGATTTATGTTTTGCCGACGAAGAAGACTGGACAGAACAGGAATTCAATGCCAGTATTTCACATGAAAGGCAGGGTAGAAGGCCATTAGTGACGGGGGATCTAACAGTTACCCTGAGAGACGGTGCTTGTGATATTAGAGATATCAATTTCACGGATAATTCAAGCTGGATGAGAACTGGAAAGTTTAGATTAGGAgcaagagttgtgcaaaagcaCTGTGCTGAAAGCATCAGGGAAGCTAGAAGTGACCCTTTCAGGGTAAAAGATCGCCGTGGAGAGG CGAATCAGAAACACGCCCGTCCACACTTGGATGATGAAATATTTCGTTTGAGGAGGATAAGAAGAGATGGTCCACACCATAAGCGGTTGGTGGCTGCTGGAATTATAACTGTGAAGGACTTCCTGAGGGCATATGCAATCAATCCATCACAAGTACGCAGG AGGTTAAACAAGTTTTCAGAGAGAAGTTTGGAGACAATCATACGAGAAGCAAAGACTTGTTATGTAGATGATGGTAAGCTCTATTCTTACTACAGCGCTGGAGATCGTGTTGGCCTCCAGTTCAATTCCATCCATGAGGTTGTAGCAGCAACATTTGATGGCCGTAATTATCGTTCTGTGCGAGAACTTTCTCTAACTCCATCTGTGAAG GGTGTGGTGGAAGTTGTGAAGAAGAAAGCATATAAACATGTGAATGATTGGGTCCCGGTCAATGAGCTATCAACTGTACCAAGGCCCCCAGCAAGTCTATCATCAGTTCATCCATTTAGTGTTCGAGAAATTGGCTCCCCTGTCACACACCAAG GTTCAAACTCTCCCTTAATAA ATCCACCAGAAACATTGCTCCACTTCAACCCTCCATCAATTTTCGATGCACCAGAAAGTAGCTATCAATGCGAGGCTTCTGTAGCTCAAAACAGTCATCCCGTAATGCTAGGGAACAGTTTGTTGATGGAGGAATTTTGCACCGGATTCTTCAACGGAGATTTCCCAGTTTTCCCAAGTGGTTATCCTGCCACATGGGAGCAGGGAAATGATGTTTTCTTTGCTTCGGATGTTGGCTTCATTCCTCTTCCGGATGTAATTATAAGGACTGGAAAACCCAAGGCGGCATGGTGTAAGATTCGGGCTTTTGTCAAGTGGAATTCAGTTTTGCGGGATGTTGCTGCCAGAAGAATGTTTGGTTACCGAAGGCTCTAA
- the LOC133852205 gene encoding GATA transcription factor 15-like — protein sequence MDLTEKESLCVGMMSENKKCCSDCKTTKTPLWRGGPAGPKSLCNACGIRYRKRRVSMVGFSNVSWRKRDRSQGHGTTATTAATTSSTAKADGDGDGDRDLSESLKTKLMALGKDLLLQRSPSVMKKQRCQRRRKLKEEEQAAVCLMALSCDSVFA from the exons ATGGATCTCACGGAAAAG GAATCATTGTGTGTGGGTATGATGAGTGAGAACAAGAAGTGCTGCTCTGATTGCAAGACCACAAAGACCCCCTTGTGGAGAGGTGGGCCAGCTGGACCCAAG tcacTGTGTAACGCTTGTGGGATCAGATACAGGAAGAGGAGGGTTTCTATGGTGGGTTTTAGCAATGTGTCATGGAGGAAAAGGGACAGATCACAAGGTCATGGTACTACTGCCACCACTGCTGCAACCACATCATCTACTGCTAAAGctgatggtgatggtgatggtgacAGAGATCTCAGCGAGTCTTTGAAAACGAAATTAATGGCATTGGGGAAGGATTTGTTGTTGCAAAGGTCACCATCAGTGATGAAGAAACAGAGGTGCCAGAGGAGGAGGAAGCTGAAGGAGGAGGAACAAGCAGCTGTTTGTTTGATGGCACTGTCCTGTGACTCTGTTTTTGcctaa